In Capricornis sumatraensis isolate serow.1 chromosome 16, serow.2, whole genome shotgun sequence, a genomic segment contains:
- the LOC138093040 gene encoding RNA polymerase II subunit A C-terminal domain phosphatase SSU72 like protein 3-like produces the protein MPSSPLRVAVVCMSNVNRSMEAHRVLRKNGFHVRSFGAGSHVRLPGGPRKPPVLYDFSTPYKKMHSDLSSKDQKHYQRNGVLRILRRNERIKPGPERFQECPDPFDIIFTCGQRAYNRVVADLCARDQETWQPVPVVNVDVDDTLEAASLGASIICELCQGLQQADDTQSRLAELLQAAEEKTGRSFLHTVCFY, from the coding sequence atgccctcctccccgcTCAGGGTGGCCGTGGTCTGCATGAGCAATGTCAACAGGAGCATGGAAGCCCACCGCGTCCTCAGGAAGAACGGGTTCCATGTCAGGTCTTTTGGAGCCGGATCCCACGTGAGGCTCCCAGGAGGGCCACGCAAGCCACCCGTGCTCTACGACTTCTCCACGCCCTATAAGAAGATGCACAGCGACCTCTCCTCTAAAGACCAAAAGCACTACCAAAGGAATGGAGTCTTACGCATCctgagaagaaatgagagaatcAAGCCTGGCCCAGAAAGGTTTCAAGAGTGCCCAGATCCCTTTGACATCATCTTCACCTGTGGGCAGAGGGCCTATAACCGGGTGGTGGCCGACCTGTGCGCCAGGGACCAGGAGACCTGGCAGCCTGTGCCGGTCGTCAACGTGGACGTAGACGACACCCTGGAGGCAGCCAGCCTTGGAGCCTCGATCATCTGTGAGCTCTGCCAGGGTCTCCAGCAGGCAGACGACACGCAAAGTCGTCTGGCCGAACTGCTCCAGGCGGCCGAGGAGAAAACAGGAAGGAGCTTTCTGCACACGGTCTGCTTCTACTGA